CGCGAAGCACGGGCGCTGGATAGTCGTCAAGAGGCTCATCATAGACGAGAAAACTCCAATGCTCGACGTGGCAAGACTGCTCGCGAGCATAAACGAAACCGCTACCCTAAAGCTTCCCGTTTACGCTGACATAGACGTAGAGGGAATCAAGGAGGAGTTCTCGGCCTTCAAGAAGGTCAAGAAATCGGACATTCCAAAGGTCATAGAGGTTTACGAGGCGTTCGAGCCTTCACTCTACGCTGATGAACCCTTCGAGGAGCACGCGAGGGTTTACGCCCTCAGAATAGCGCTCGAGAAGATAGGCCTCAACCTTGACGTTCCCGCCAAATCCCTTGAGAAGTACCTCGAAAAGAAAGGATGATGAGGCCGAGGACACCCGAGGAAACGATGAGGAATCTTCGCTTCGCTGACGGAGGTGATTGAGATGGAGAAGAGGGTTGTCTACACGGAGAAGGCCCCCAAGCCGATAGGGCCCTACAGCCAGGCGATATTGGTCGAGGGCGGAAAGTTCCTGTTCGTCTCAGGCCAGATACCGATTGACCCCGAGACCGGGGAGATAGTGGGCGAAACCATCGAGGAGCAGGCAGAGAGGGCCATAAGGAACATGCTGGCGATAGTTGAAGAGGCCGGTGGAAGCGCTGAGAACGTGGTCAAAGTTACCGCCTTCCTCAGCGACATCAACGATTATCCAAAGTTCAACGAGGTCTACGAGAGGTTCTTCTCAAAGGCGAAGCCCGCCAGGGCGGTCGTTGAAGTGGCCAACCTGCCCAAGGGCGTCAAGGTTGAGATTGAGTGCATCGCCGTCCTCTGATTCTTTCCCTTTTGAGGTGGAAGTATGAAGGTAAGGATTAGGCGCGAGCTCTTCGAGTACCTCCTTCAGCTCGCGAGGAGCGCGTATCCCAACGAGTTCGCTGGTTTCCTGAGGGAGAAGGACGGAATCTTCGAGGAGGTTCTGATAGCCCCGAACCCGCACGCGGGGCCAAGGAGCATATTCTTCGACACGTGGATGCTCCCCTACGACGAGAGCATCAAGGGGACGGTTCACTCGCATCCGAGCCCGGCTCCGTGGCCGTCCGAGGGCGATTTGGAGTTCTTCTCGAAGTTCGGCGGGGTTCATCTCATAATAGCGTGGCCTTTCACGGAAGATAGTGTAAGGGCCTACTCGAGCGACGGCGTTGAGTTGCCAATAGAGGTTGTAGATTAAGTTTCATATGAAAAGTTTTATTAATCCCTGATGCATTATCCATTCGGTGATGCACGTGAAGGTCAGGGAGCTCTTTGAGAAGCTCGACGAAAGGCAGAAGAAGACCGTTATGAGGTGCGTCGAGAGGTGTGGAATCCCCGAGCTCGATGCAGACGTTGAGCCCTCCGTGGACGATGAGGCCGTGAAGTTCCTCAAGGTCCTTTCAAACCCGCTCAGGCTTGCAATTCTCAAGCTCCTCCGCGACAAGTGGCTCTGCGTGTGTCTAATTTCGGAGGCCCTCGAGCAGGACCAGACCCTCATAAGCCACCACCTGAGGACGCTCAAGTCCCTCGGCCTCGTCGAGGAGAGGAAGGAGGGAAGAATGCGCTTCTACAAAGCAAAGAGGGACGTCCTTGAAGAGTACCTCGCCAAGGTCAGGGGGGAACTCCTCGGTGAATGAATGGCAGAAGCTCGTTGACGAGCTAATTCAAGAACTCGGTGGTTATTGGAAGCCCTTCGAGATGTTCACCGCACTAACGGAGGAACTTGGTGAGCTTGCAGACGCCATGCTCGGCTACGAGGGAATCAAAGGAAAAGCCGACGAGGAAAAACTCCGTGAGGAACTTGGCGATGTTCTCTTCGCCCTCCTCTGCATAGCCAACCACTACGGGATAGACGCGGGAGAAGCCCTCAAGCTGAGCGTTGAGAAATACCGTGCAAGGGATTCCAAATCAGAGAGTTCGAAAACTCGGTAATTATGCCTGAGTAAAAGCCTTCTGTCTTAACACTTTGTTCTACATTTTTCCCCGCAGTCTCCGTTGCATCGGCGCTTTAGAATAACCGAATGACCGATAAATGCTTTCAAAAACGAAATATTTTTATAGGAGTTGGCAAACTCTCCCAGTAACTAAAACGGAGGTGAGCAAATGAGCGATAAAATAACCGCCGTTGACCTTCGGATTTTGAAGTTGCTCGCCAAGAACGCCCGTCTCACTTACAAGGAGCTTGCCGAGCTTCTCGGTACCACGAGGCAGAGGATATCCAGGAGAATGAACCGCCTCGAGCAGAACGGCGTCATCCTGAAGTACACCGTTATCCCCAACTATGATGCCCTCGGTTATATACATGTTATCCTCGGTGTTACTGTTAGGCCGGATGTGGACGTCGGTGAGCTAATCGCTACCCTCAAGGAGGACGAGAACGTCAAGATAATCCAGCGTGCCCTCGGTTCCCACAACCTGGTTCTGCACATAATCGGCCCGAAGGACATGAGGGAACTTGAGAAGATTATAGCGGAAGTCACCAAGAAGATACCGGGAATAGAGCACCTTGACATAACCTTCGTCACCGAGACCGTCAAATTCGAGGCCCTCTGATTTTTCTTCTACCTCGTTAGGGGAAAGTGTAATAAACCCCCTTCATAACTCACCCCAGGTGTCAGGGATGCTTGAGAGGCTCATCACTGACGTTGCAGTCGTTGCAGTGCTTGGCGTAGGCTCGTACAAGTTCGGGGCCCTTGACGGAAAGGGGGCGGTCTCGGCATCCCTACTCGGTCTGGCCGTCATCGAGCTCGGTGGCATTTATCCATTCCTGGCGCTCCTCGCCTTCGTGGTCCTCGGTGTTCTTGCAACCAAATACCGCTACGATGAAAAGCGGAAGAAGGGCGTTGCGCAGTCCAACGGGGGTGTAAGAAGCTGGGGCAACGTGATTGGCAACGGCCTTGCGGTGGTTCTTTTCCTCCTTCTCGAGAAGCTCTCCATGATGGACACCTTCTGGGCGGCGACCTTCTCGGCGATAGCGACCGTGAACGGTGACACCTTGGCGAGTGAACTCGGAAAGGTCTTCGGCAGAAAGCCGAGGCTCATCACAAACCTTAAACCTGCAAGGCCGGGAACCAACGGAGCAATCTCACTCGCCGGTGAGCTCTTCGCCCTCCTTGGTTGCCTGGTGATAGCGCTGTTTGCCCTCCCGCTGACGGCCCACAAAACTCAGATGTTCCTGGCCGTTGTGCTCGGTGGTTTCATCGGGGTCAACCTCGACAGCCTCATAGGGGCGACGCTTGAGAACAAGGGTGTTACCGACAACAACTCGACGAACTTCCTCGCGAGCCTGCTCGGTGGCCTCGCCGGAGCGGGGATATTCTACCTCCTTTCGTGAGTTTTAAGAACCTCTTCTCCAGAAACCGAAACGGCGGATGATGACTACGGCGGATTCCCGAGCGGTGAGGACGACCTTAGGGTCTGACGCCAGAAAAAGAAAAGGGGGTCACTCCCCCTTCTCGTTCTCCCTCAGGAACTCCTCGTAAACCTCCCATAGGGAAACGAGCGTCGCCGGAATGCCGTGCTCTGTGGCGAAGGTCATATACGGGGCCAAGTCGACAACGTAGTCAGCGAACCGGAACAGACCGCGCGGGATTCCCTCGCGCGAGCCGATGAAGACAACTACCTCCCTCGCGTGGTGCAGGTCCCTGGCGAGCTCCTCCTTGACCTCTGCCAGGGTCGGTCCCTTCGGGTCTGTGATTATGAGCAGTCTCTTGTTCCTCCTCTTGTCGCGAATCACCTGGTAGAGGTCCCAGAGCGAGACTGGAACCTTCTCCACCTTCCAGGGATAGGCCTCGCGCTGTATCTTGTAACGGCTCTCCTGGCCTGCCTTGACGCCCCTCAGGAACTCCATCAGCTCGAAGGCGTCCATCTTCTCCTTGGGCGCTATTATGAGCTCCTTGACCTCGAAGGCCTGTGCCGCGCGACCTATCTTCTCGCCGAACTTCCTGCAGGCTTTATAATCGCCCCAGTAGGGCATCTGAACTATCGTCAGCTTCCTGAAGAGCTTCCTCGCGTCAATCTTGTCTGGAGTGTACTTCCTGTATTCCTCGCCGGGGAGGACGGAGATGTAGGCTTTGTCGCCGATTATCTCGACCTGGACGACCTTGTCGGGCCAGCTGAGGTTCACGTCGGCGTTGGTGAGTTCCTTGATTTTGGCCCCAAGAACCCGGTTCACATCTATGCTCGAGAAGTCGTGCTTCCCGCGCCTCTTGGTTTTGACGGCGTAGGTCTCGTTCTCGCCGATGAGGTGTGCAATCTTCTCGGCGCTCTCGGCTATCTTATCGAGGTCGGCCTCGGTCTCGACCAGAACCGGAATCACCCTCTCGACCTCGGGAATCTCGAGGAGCTTTTCGAGGGCATTTTCATCGGCCTCAACTAAAACCAATCCCGTGTAGCCCATCGGCGCAATCCAGACCTCTGCATCGGGGATTGCCTCCCTGATGTAGTTGCCGGCAACGGCCTCCATGTCGCGCTGGGTCTTGACGAGGAACTTCATTCTCTCACCCCTCTGGAGTTGGAAGGGCTTTTAAAAAGGTTCTCGATTTCAAAGCTCCCTGAAAACCCTCTCAAGAACAGGGTCTGGGATTCTATACCCTTCCCCCGTCTTCTCAACGTAGCCAGACTTAACGAGGTTCTCCAGGAGCGCCGAAAAGTTGGAGTCGTTGATATAGCCGAGCTTCATCGTCACGTAGTCCTTGATGTCCCTCCAGCGGGAATAGCCGAGCGCTACCGCCTTCAGAATCACCCGATAGCGCGGGCTGTATGAGAACAGCCTTGAGAGCTCCCTGCCGACTACCGTTCTGGCTTCCTTCAGAACCTCCGCGATGGCATCGTCATGACCGAGGTTGCGGGTTGTCCTGACGTATCCGTAGAGGGCAAGCCAGCCGGGTATGCCGTCGAGTTCCTCTACGGCCTTCTTAAGTTCATCGTCTCCCACCGGGACACCTGCCTCCTCAAAGCCTCTCCTGAGGAACTCCTCGCTCAGCTCGGGCGGGAACCTCTTGAGCTCGATGTCGTGGTGGTACCTGCCGAAGAGGGGCGCGTCCGGGTCGTGAAACTTTAGGAAATCGAAGAGCAGACCGACCTCTGAGCCGGTAAGTACGAAGGTTAGGTTTTCAAGGTTGTCCACGGCGTAGGCTATTATGCCGTCGTACCTCGTTGCACCGCCGAACCTGAGGTACTGAGCCTCGTCGAAGGCTATAATCAACCGACCTTTTCTCTCCCCATATTCGTTGAGGGCCTCGAGCAGTTCCGTGAGAGAGAAACCCTTGGGGGAAACTTCAATCCTCAGGCCCGAAACGGCTATACCGCGAATTCTTGAGAGAAAATCCTTGAGCTCCTCCAGAAGCCGACGTCTGCCTTCCAAAGACGAGACAATCGCCCTTCCTATCGCGTACCTGCTCACGGAGGAATACTCGGAATAAGTCTTTCTCACGTCAACCTTCACCGAAGGATAAGGAAGCTCGTTGAGCGCGACGTTGAGGAGCGAGCTTTTGCCAAGTCTCCTGATGCCCAACAGCAGTATAAGCCTCTCCCCGCGCTCAACGGCGTGTTTAATCTCTCTCAGCTCCTCATCTCTGTCAAAGAGTTCCTCCCGTTTGGTCTTTGGATAGGGTGAGAACAGCACAACTTGCACCCCCGCAAGTTACTTGTAGGGGTGCAAGTTAATAAGCCTTTTGGAACGCGTGGGTAATTTGCCAGAGAGGAACCAGAAAAGAGATTTTTCAGGAGGCCATCAGGCCTCCGGCTCGGCGAGAACCTTAATCTTCCTAACCTCGGCGCGCTTAATCGGGTATATCTTCCTCGCTTCCTTGGCAATCTCTTGGGCAATCTGGCCGTTGACAGACTGGAGGACGAAGTCGGCGAAGTTGAGTTCCTCGGCCTTCTTGTAGATGATGTCCTGCATTATCTTCCTTATGGCCCTCTCCTGGCTGGTCTGAATGCGCCTGTAGGCGATAACCATGCCCATAACGCGGAGCTTGTAGCCGTCCTTGGTGGTGATGTTGAAAATTCCGTCAACGCGAGTGGTTCTTCTCCTGACTAGACTCCTTATGTAGCTCCTCGCGAGGGTGTGGCCCTTGAACTTGGTGTAAGCGTTCTGGCCCTTGACGTCGTAAACCTGGAAGTAGAGCTTGACGTGGCTCTTGGTGAAGTCACCGGTGAGGTCCCTAAGGGTCGTCTCGATAACCCTTCCAACGACCTTCTCCGGCTCGTCGGCCGGGGTGAGGCCAATCTCCTTGCTTCCGAAGAACTCCGGAGCGTAAATCACGAACCAGTCTTTCATCTTCCACTTATCCTTGGTAGCGGCTGCCCTACGCCTTGGGTTACCCCTTGCCATCTTAACACCTCCAATTCACACCTTTTCGGTCATTTCCTCGGCGACCTTGACCGAAAACACCAAATCATCGAGCGCTTTGATGAGGGTCTCAATCTCACCCGAGTATTTAACCTTTGTTATGACGTCTCCATCAACCCATCGGGTTCGCACATTTAAACTTTTCTTTAGCTCCGCCGGCATGGCCTCATTGTCGACCTCTATCGCCTCCGCTATTGCCCTGGCCTTGAGTTCATCGCCGTAGTGCCACCGTATCTCAACGTTCGCCTCAATCCTCATTTCTCTTCACCTGCTTCGCCAGCGCTTCGTTGAAGTACCTGATGAACTCGTCTATCCTGCCCTTGGGGAACCTTATGCCCGCGGCAATGGCGTGGCCACCGCCTTCTCCACCGAGCTTCTCGGCGACCTCCTTCAGGGCCTCTCCAAGGTGGTAGCCCTTCTTAAGGGCCTTCTCGGTCGTCCTGGCCGATGCTTTGACGAGGTTCTCGTCCTCCTCGCTGTCCGCTATCACAACGACGGGCTTCTCGGGATTTGCCAAACCGGCGTTGATGGCCATGTTCGCCACTATGCCCACGAGTGTGTCGCGGATGTTCTTGCCGGCGTAGAAGACGTAGGCGTGCTCGCCTTCCTCGGCCATGCTCCAGTTCTGAATCAGAAACTTCCTCGCCTCTATCTGCTCCCTCTTGTAGTCCTCGAGCATCTTCCTGGCCTTCTTGTATGCGTCTTCATCGCCGAGGCATATCGCCACTCCGAGCGTTCCCGCGTTTAAACGGCCAGTAGCGTTGAGGAGTGTCGCGAACTCCCTCGCCTCGTGCCTGACGTCGCCCTCGGGATAGAGCGGGCTTATCACCACGTCGCCGATGAGCCTGTCTATTGCCTCCTTCGGCGCGGAGTGCTTTATCATGTGGACGAGCAAAGCCTCGTGGAGCTTCCGTTTTTCCTCCTCGCGGAGTTGCCAGTAGTGGACTTCCGGGTCGAAGCCCCTCGCGCGGAGCCACTCGATTGCCTTCCTCTCGTCGCCGGTAATCTCCGGTATTTCGGGATTGGTCGCGTAAGCCAACATCTGGTAGAGCGGTCTGCTCTCCCTGCCGAAGAGCCTCAACTCTTTTCTGACCTCGAGGATTCCGAGCTTTTTGCCGTCCTCAAGGATTTCAAGGTTGAGGCCGTGGAAGGTGCCGTCTATCTCCTGCATGTCTCCA
The Thermococcus sp. 21S9 DNA segment above includes these coding regions:
- a CDS encoding metalloregulator ArsR/SmtB family transcription factor — encoded protein: MKVRELFEKLDERQKKTVMRCVERCGIPELDADVEPSVDDEAVKFLKVLSNPLRLAILKLLRDKWLCVCLISEALEQDQTLISHHLRTLKSLGLVEERKEGRMRFYKAKRDVLEEYLAKVRGELLGE
- a CDS encoding Mov34/MPN/PAD-1 family protein — translated: MKVRIRRELFEYLLQLARSAYPNEFAGFLREKDGIFEEVLIAPNPHAGPRSIFFDTWMLPYDESIKGTVHSHPSPAPWPSEGDLEFFSKFGGVHLIIAWPFTEDSVRAYSSDGVELPIEVVD
- a CDS encoding Lrp/AsnC family transcriptional regulator, which encodes MSDKITAVDLRILKLLAKNARLTYKELAELLGTTRQRISRRMNRLEQNGVILKYTVIPNYDALGYIHVILGVTVRPDVDVGELIATLKEDENVKIIQRALGSHNLVLHIIGPKDMRELEKIIAEVTKKIPGIEHLDITFVTETVKFEAL
- a CDS encoding DHH family phosphoesterase; the encoded protein is MDREAFLERVREGAELIKMHIELGHTIRLISHRDADGITAGAILAKAIAREGGRFQLSIVKQVSEELIDELARENREIYVFSDLGSGSIELIEKKLDGTVVVADHHPPEGDFSSESKVLINPVPFGANSVRDLSGSGVAYFLAREMDGKNRDLAYVATVGAVGDMQEIDGTFHGLNLEILEDGKKLGILEVRKELRLFGRESRPLYQMLAYATNPEIPEITGDERKAIEWLRARGFDPEVHYWQLREEEKRKLHEALLVHMIKHSAPKEAIDRLIGDVVISPLYPEGDVRHEAREFATLLNATGRLNAGTLGVAICLGDEDAYKKARKMLEDYKREQIEARKFLIQNWSMAEEGEHAYVFYAGKNIRDTLVGIVANMAINAGLANPEKPVVVIADSEEDENLVKASARTTEKALKKGYHLGEALKEVAEKLGGEGGGHAIAAGIRFPKGRIDEFIRYFNEALAKQVKRNED
- a CDS encoding TIGR00297 family protein, with amino-acid sequence MLERLITDVAVVAVLGVGSYKFGALDGKGAVSASLLGLAVIELGGIYPFLALLAFVVLGVLATKYRYDEKRKKGVAQSNGGVRSWGNVIGNGLAVVLFLLLEKLSMMDTFWAATFSAIATVNGDTLASELGKVFGRKPRLITNLKPARPGTNGAISLAGELFALLGCLVIALFALPLTAHKTQMFLAVVLGGFIGVNLDSLIGATLENKGVTDNNSTNFLASLLGGLAGAGIFYLLS
- a CDS encoding 30S ribosomal protein S3ae, translating into MARGNPRRRAAATKDKWKMKDWFVIYAPEFFGSKEIGLTPADEPEKVVGRVIETTLRDLTGDFTKSHVKLYFQVYDVKGQNAYTKFKGHTLARSYIRSLVRRRTTRVDGIFNITTKDGYKLRVMGMVIAYRRIQTSQERAIRKIMQDIIYKKAEELNFADFVLQSVNGQIAQEIAKEARKIYPIKRAEVRKIKVLAEPEA
- a CDS encoding MazG nucleotide pyrophosphohydrolase domain-containing protein yields the protein MNEWQKLVDELIQELGGYWKPFEMFTALTEELGELADAMLGYEGIKGKADEEKLREELGDVLFALLCIANHYGIDAGEALKLSVEKYRARDSKSESSKTR
- a CDS encoding RidA family protein — its product is MEKRVVYTEKAPKPIGPYSQAILVEGGKFLFVSGQIPIDPETGEIVGETIEEQAERAIRNMLAIVEEAGGSAENVVKVTAFLSDINDYPKFNEVYERFFSKAKPARAVVEVANLPKGVKVEIECIAVL
- a CDS encoding SPOUT family RNA methylase — translated: MKFLVKTQRDMEAVAGNYIREAIPDAEVWIAPMGYTGLVLVEADENALEKLLEIPEVERVIPVLVETEADLDKIAESAEKIAHLIGENETYAVKTKRRGKHDFSSIDVNRVLGAKIKELTNADVNLSWPDKVVQVEIIGDKAYISVLPGEEYRKYTPDKIDARKLFRKLTIVQMPYWGDYKACRKFGEKIGRAAQAFEVKELIIAPKEKMDAFELMEFLRGVKAGQESRYKIQREAYPWKVEKVPVSLWDLYQVIRDKRRNKRLLIITDPKGPTLAEVKEELARDLHHAREVVVFIGSREGIPRGLFRFADYVVDLAPYMTFATEHGIPATLVSLWEVYEEFLRENEKGE
- a CDS encoding ATP-binding protein — its product is MQVVLFSPYPKTKREELFDRDEELREIKHAVERGERLILLLGIRRLGKSSLLNVALNELPYPSVKVDVRKTYSEYSSVSRYAIGRAIVSSLEGRRRLLEELKDFLSRIRGIAVSGLRIEVSPKGFSLTELLEALNEYGERKGRLIIAFDEAQYLRFGGATRYDGIIAYAVDNLENLTFVLTGSEVGLLFDFLKFHDPDAPLFGRYHHDIELKRFPPELSEEFLRRGFEEAGVPVGDDELKKAVEELDGIPGWLALYGYVRTTRNLGHDDAIAEVLKEARTVVGRELSRLFSYSPRYRVILKAVALGYSRWRDIKDYVTMKLGYINDSNFSALLENLVKSGYVEKTGEGYRIPDPVLERVFREL
- a CDS encoding KEOPS complex subunit Pcc1, producing MRIEANVEIRWHYGDELKARAIAEAIEVDNEAMPAELKKSLNVRTRWVDGDVITKVKYSGEIETLIKALDDLVFSVKVAEEMTEKV